A genomic segment from Janthinobacterium sp. 64 encodes:
- a CDS encoding methyl-accepting chemotaxis protein yields the protein MKVSQRLLLLVGAALLAMAMLGGSSLRTLHNAMLHDREAQIINMLKMGEHLVAHFHAQELAGRLTREQAQAAAKEALTQLNNDGKSYYWARLPNGLNLVHPNPKNIGVIAEGETMDGRPDSQAYVEALARDEVGLVSVKSKREGQLVAKLNGIIAFKPWGWWIGTGFFNDDIDNAFWQAALQSLWFFLAALAVMSALGWQVIRSVLGALGGEPAYAGDVTRRIAGRDLSTPVALRDGDSSSLLHSIARMQQDLAGTVHQLHGNASAIATASQEIARGNLDLSARTEAQASSLEQTAASMEELTGTVSQNAGNAQLASTVAEEACELARQGGTVVARMVDTMDAIRLSSSKIAEIIGVIDAIAFQTNILALNAAVEAARAGEQGRGFAVVAGEVRSLAQRSASAAREIKELIGASGTQVRHGSELAGDAGEAMRHVVDSIGRVTTLMLEISTATQEQSQGIAQVNQAIISMDDVTQQNAALVEQAAAAAQAMRDQAQQLQELVGMFKLSR from the coding sequence ATGAAAGTTTCTCAACGCCTGCTGTTGCTCGTTGGTGCCGCTCTGCTGGCCATGGCCATGCTCGGCGGGTCCAGTTTGCGTACGCTGCACAATGCCATGCTGCATGACCGTGAAGCGCAGATCATCAATATGCTCAAGATGGGCGAACACCTGGTCGCGCATTTCCATGCGCAGGAACTGGCCGGCCGCCTGACGCGCGAGCAGGCGCAGGCAGCGGCTAAAGAAGCGCTGACCCAGCTCAATAACGACGGCAAGAGCTACTACTGGGCAAGGTTGCCCAATGGCTTGAACCTGGTGCATCCGAATCCCAAGAATATCGGCGTGATCGCCGAGGGCGAGACGATGGATGGCCGCCCGGATTCGCAAGCCTATGTAGAGGCGCTCGCGCGGGACGAGGTGGGCCTGGTGTCGGTGAAAAGCAAGCGCGAGGGCCAGCTGGTGGCTAAGCTCAACGGCATCATCGCGTTCAAACCGTGGGGATGGTGGATAGGCACGGGCTTTTTTAACGACGATATCGACAACGCATTCTGGCAAGCGGCGCTGCAGTCGCTGTGGTTTTTCCTGGCCGCGCTGGCGGTGATGTCGGCGCTGGGCTGGCAGGTGATCCGCAGCGTGCTTGGCGCCCTCGGTGGCGAACCGGCCTATGCGGGTGACGTCACGCGGCGCATCGCAGGGCGCGACCTGTCCACGCCGGTGGCGCTGCGCGATGGCGACAGCAGCAGCTTGCTGCATAGCATCGCGCGCATGCAGCAGGATCTCGCCGGCACGGTGCACCAGCTCCACGGCAATGCGTCGGCAATCGCCACGGCATCGCAGGAAATCGCCAGGGGCAACCTGGACCTGTCGGCGCGCACGGAAGCGCAGGCAAGTTCACTGGAGCAGACGGCCGCTTCGATGGAGGAATTGACGGGTACCGTCAGCCAGAATGCCGGGAATGCGCAGCTGGCCAGCACGGTGGCGGAAGAAGCCTGCGAACTGGCCCGGCAGGGCGGCACGGTGGTCGCGCGCATGGTCGACACCATGGATGCCATTCGCCTGTCGTCGTCGAAGATCGCAGAGATCATCGGCGTCATCGATGCGATCGCCTTCCAGACGAATATCCTGGCCCTGAATGCAGCCGTCGAAGCGGCGCGTGCGGGCGAACAGGGGCGCGGCTTTGCCGTGGTGGCCGGTGAGGTGCGCAGCCTGGCACAGCGCTCGGCCAGCGCAGCCAGGGAAATCAAGGAGCTGATCGGCGCCTCGGGCACCCAGGTGCGGCATGGCAGCGAACTGGCAGGAGACGCGGGCGAGGCGATGCGCCACGTGGTTGACAGCATCGGCAGGGTGACCACACTGATGCTGGAAATCAGTACCGCCACGCAGGAACAAAGCCAGGGCATTGCGCAGGTTAACCAGGCCATCATCAGCATGGATGATGTGACGCAGCAGAATGCGGCGCTGGTGGAGCAGGCGGCAGCCGCCGCGCAGGCCATGCGGGACCAGGCACAGCAACTGCAGGAGCTGGTTGGCATGTTCAAACTGTCACGATAA
- a CDS encoding GntR family transcriptional regulator, whose protein sequence is MNSTSPFTLADGETGVSAARRIYGLLRQRIVDMSMLPGTRIVEKDLADELGTSRTPVHEAVQRLAEEGLIEVLPRVGTFVARIPLDSLEEAMLVRCALETAIIEKATERATPEGIASLRAILAAQAECIERDDIRGFHRTDENFHAALAELSGYPGVWPMILQAKTQMDRYRQLTLPLEGRMSDVMAEHRDVVEAVASGNPQHAVAAMRSHLDHVLPVLEITRKLRPEYFIPHLAVKPKR, encoded by the coding sequence ATGAATTCGACGTCTCCTTTTACGCTCGCCGATGGCGAAACCGGTGTCAGCGCCGCCCGCCGCATTTACGGACTGCTGCGCCAGCGTATCGTCGACATGAGCATGCTGCCGGGTACCCGCATTGTGGAGAAGGACCTGGCCGATGAGCTGGGCACCAGCCGCACGCCCGTGCACGAAGCAGTACAGCGCCTGGCCGAAGAAGGCTTGATCGAGGTGCTGCCGCGCGTGGGCACGTTCGTCGCGCGCATCCCGCTCGACTCGCTGGAGGAGGCCATGCTGGTGCGCTGTGCCCTGGAAACGGCCATCATCGAAAAGGCCACAGAAAGGGCGACGCCCGAGGGTATCGCCAGCCTGCGCGCCATCCTGGCGGCCCAGGCCGAGTGCATCGAACGCGATGACATACGGGGATTTCACCGTACCGATGAGAATTTCCACGCGGCCCTGGCCGAGTTGTCCGGCTATCCGGGAGTGTGGCCCATGATCCTGCAGGCGAAAACGCAGATGGACCGCTATCGCCAGCTGACCTTGCCATTGGAAGGGCGCATGAGCGACGTGATGGCCGAACACCGCGACGTGGTCGAGGCGGTGGCCTCGGGCAATCCGCAGCATGCCGTCGCCGCCATGCGCAGCCATCTCGATCATGTGCTGCCGGTGCTGGAAATCACCCGCAAACTGCGGCCTGAGTATTTCATTCCGCATCTCGCAGTCAAACCCAAGCGCTAG
- a CDS encoding sugar kinase, with the protein MQAPQTVFVIGECMIELQRSAGTQAMAYRFGGDTLNAALYLARLADPHRHAVAYVTALGVDGLSDDMHASWQEEGIDTHCVQRLDDKLPGMYLIETDAHGERKFHYWRSDSAARHWMRGPQAPAILQQLASARHVYLSGISLAILAPADRELLLDTLAQCHAQGGQIIFDNNYRPRLWESADVAASVYHRVLSLSSLALLTLDDEDALYGPADVAQVLARTRALGVSEIVLKRGAQPCIVSYQDTLQEVAAEPVAQVVDTTAAGDSFGAAYVAARLAGQPPAAAARAGHRLAARVIGQRGAIIARTEMPAG; encoded by the coding sequence ATGCAAGCACCACAAACCGTCTTCGTCATCGGCGAATGCATGATCGAACTGCAGCGCAGCGCCGGGACGCAGGCCATGGCTTACCGTTTTGGCGGCGATACGCTCAATGCGGCGCTGTATCTGGCGCGCCTGGCCGATCCGCACCGGCATGCGGTGGCGTACGTGACGGCGCTGGGCGTCGACGGCCTGTCGGACGACATGCACGCCAGCTGGCAGGAGGAGGGCATCGATACGCACTGCGTGCAACGTCTGGACGACAAGCTGCCCGGCATGTATCTGATCGAGACGGATGCGCACGGCGAACGGAAGTTTCATTACTGGCGCAGCGATTCGGCCGCACGCCATTGGATGCGCGGGCCGCAGGCGCCTGCCATCCTGCAGCAGCTGGCCAGTGCGCGCCACGTTTATCTGTCCGGCATCAGCCTGGCCATCCTGGCGCCGGCGGACCGCGAACTGTTGCTGGACACGCTGGCGCAGTGTCATGCACAAGGCGGCCAGATCATCTTCGACAACAACTATCGCCCGCGCCTGTGGGAAAGCGCCGATGTCGCCGCCTCGGTCTACCATCGCGTGCTGAGCCTGTCGTCACTGGCCCTGCTGACGCTGGACGATGAAGATGCCCTGTACGGGCCTGCCGACGTGGCACAGGTCCTGGCCCGCACCCGCGCGCTGGGTGTGTCCGAGATCGTGCTCAAGCGGGGAGCCCAGCCGTGCATCGTCAGCTACCAGGACACGCTGCAGGAAGTGGCCGCCGAGCCCGTGGCGCAGGTGGTCGACACCACGGCGGCAGGCGACTCGTTCGGCGCGGCCTACGTGGCGGCGCGTCTGGCGGGCCAGCCGCCGGCAGCGGCGGCGCGCGCCGGGCACCGGCTCGCCGCCCGCGTGATCGGCCAGCGTGGCGCCATCATCGCACGCACGGAAATGCCTGCCGGATGA
- a CDS encoding glycoside hydrolase family 28 protein has translation MLAACGGGGDTKGETATSYTPGSVYQVGTTSFDPDLPAEPTLPKDTQVCATLEASPNLVRRPDGSLPPEADPSKPGVGVVVTTATANPDQARIQAALDACGAAVDAEVGAKIAAADAAATAAQKTANVKNVNIAGVTGEELAKPEYRGSKFAVRLVVNGSGVGDGFISGPLTLPSGVTLWIDKGVTLYASRDVTTYSPNPAGPYCGNTAVSSTKAGSSGNCSALINGNNLVNSAVMGDGSIDSRAYAEIVTTNKLYPLMKVDMTCSNTYAMYATGKQAADGVSCDNGGTVVDSKSSARNMSWWDLAFLGNMVQNGVTGTGSQSNFRMMVFNYAKNLTLYRISLNNSANFHVVPSGVDGLTVWGVKVQTPTLAAFANPAGNGNPLYNGDTYNADNVKNTDAFDPGAAGKAISGKLATGSKTTSTGAMSFDGYLKNFVFAYNFVSTGDDDVALKGSANPSPPGSGLFAIDGKRDVRSDRKHGIVIAHNHIYWGHGISVGSETNAGVSNVEVYDNSFTHSEEGLRIKSDYARGGEVSNVHYRNICIRDALNALLFTTYYSTKALPTAGPQYPNFHDITLDNVRILGNTAIKLQGFKANTGGFDNPQYPLVMSLSNVVTDAPNGTTMTSSDANLTIKGTNLPIFANAAERVKVNGTATQAVDVDKVVDCSKAFVDFPAIGQSNLFGSTWDKK, from the coding sequence ATGCTGGCCGCTTGCGGCGGCGGTGGCGATACCAAGGGCGAAACCGCCACCAGCTATACCCCGGGCAGCGTCTACCAGGTAGGCACGACCTCGTTCGATCCGGACCTGCCGGCCGAACCGACCCTGCCGAAAGACACGCAAGTGTGCGCCACGCTTGAAGCATCGCCGAACCTGGTGCGCCGTCCGGACGGCTCGCTGCCGCCGGAAGCCGACCCGTCGAAGCCGGGCGTCGGCGTCGTCGTCACCACGGCCACGGCCAATCCTGACCAGGCCCGCATCCAGGCAGCGCTCGACGCCTGCGGCGCCGCCGTCGATGCCGAAGTGGGCGCAAAGATCGCCGCCGCTGACGCGGCCGCCACGGCCGCGCAAAAGACTGCCAACGTCAAGAACGTGAATATCGCCGGCGTTACGGGCGAGGAACTGGCCAAGCCGGAATACCGCGGTAGCAAGTTTGCCGTGCGCCTGGTGGTCAACGGCTCGGGCGTGGGCGATGGCTTCATCAGCGGTCCCTTGACCCTGCCATCGGGCGTGACCTTGTGGATCGACAAGGGCGTGACCCTGTACGCCTCGCGCGACGTGACCACGTATTCACCGAATCCGGCCGGACCGTACTGCGGCAACACGGCTGTCAGCTCGACCAAGGCCGGCAGCTCGGGCAACTGTTCGGCGCTGATCAACGGTAACAACCTGGTCAACTCGGCCGTCATGGGCGATGGTTCGATCGACAGCCGCGCGTATGCGGAAATCGTCACCACCAACAAGCTGTACCCGCTGATGAAGGTCGACATGACCTGCTCGAACACCTATGCCATGTACGCCACGGGCAAGCAGGCGGCGGACGGCGTGTCGTGCGATAACGGCGGCACCGTCGTCGACTCGAAATCGTCGGCACGCAACATGAGCTGGTGGGACCTGGCCTTCCTGGGCAACATGGTGCAGAACGGCGTGACGGGCACGGGCTCGCAGTCGAATTTCCGCATGATGGTGTTCAACTATGCGAAAAACCTGACCCTGTACCGCATCTCGCTCAACAACAGCGCCAACTTCCACGTCGTTCCGAGCGGCGTCGATGGCTTGACCGTGTGGGGCGTGAAAGTGCAGACGCCGACCCTGGCGGCCTTCGCCAATCCGGCCGGCAACGGCAACCCGCTGTACAACGGCGATACCTATAACGCGGACAACGTCAAGAACACCGATGCGTTCGATCCGGGTGCGGCCGGCAAGGCCATCTCGGGCAAGCTGGCCACCGGCAGCAAGACCACGTCGACGGGCGCCATGTCGTTTGACGGCTACCTGAAGAACTTCGTCTTTGCGTATAACTTCGTCAGCACGGGAGACGATGACGTGGCCCTGAAAGGTAGCGCCAATCCCTCGCCGCCCGGCTCGGGCCTGTTCGCCATCGACGGCAAGCGCGATGTGCGTTCGGACCGCAAGCACGGTATCGTGATCGCGCATAACCACATTTATTGGGGCCATGGCATTTCGGTCGGCAGTGAAACGAATGCGGGCGTGAGCAACGTCGAGGTGTACGACAATTCGTTCACGCATTCGGAAGAAGGCTTGCGCATCAAGTCGGATTATGCGCGCGGTGGCGAAGTGAGCAACGTCCACTACCGCAATATCTGCATCCGCGACGCCTTGAACGCGCTGCTGTTTACCACCTACTACAGCACCAAGGCGCTGCCGACGGCAGGTCCGCAATACCCGAACTTCCACGACATTACGCTCGATAACGTGCGCATCCTGGGCAATACGGCCATCAAGCTGCAGGGCTTCAAGGCCAATACGGGCGGTTTCGACAATCCGCAGTATCCTCTGGTGATGTCGTTGAGTAACGTGGTGACGGATGCGCCGAACGGCACGACGATGACGTCGTCGGATGCGAACCTGACGATCAAGGGCACCAATTTGCCTATTTTCGCCAATGCCGCTGAACGCGTGAAGGTCAACGGCACGGCCACGCAGGCGGTGGATGTCGACAAGGTGGTCGACTGCAGCAAGGCCTTCGTTGATTTCCCGGCCATCGGCCAGTCGAACCTGTTTGGCTCGACCTGGGACAAGAAGTAA
- a CDS encoding porin yields the protein MTPLNNRCTRRVLAAAILAALSGSALAEGILENRHVETRIYGFLNGEIESVKAEGGPTPYGSRGRVSDGNSRIGFAGSIGIKGDVRGLWQIEGSLNNFDEGGINGQGKSSTIESRNTFVGIESKRFGRFIIGNNDSVYRSLVGSGGALGGNLGLTVQGLDVWNNTSAQLSGNADSLFGRGEARYKNSAHYLSPQWNGFQAGASYGFDEVRDTGDDRARYSLAAKYSIGAFSIGAGYDRQQNTGVDVENLSKGFGMRNTSVSGVNTSFYKVLATYKFPTKTSVGLGFESGSYGYALQSLPTPGNIYTALKTGSMKQRSVMASLTQEVGYDTTVMLAAGKLGKLDNTTFGRPDDFGATQVSVGATYKIDEQFMPYVYFTRINNKSQQNVNLGQSPLHSNKAGTDDAFLAPGNSPRAFGIGLIARF from the coding sequence ATGACACCACTGAACAACCGTTGTACCCGCCGTGTCCTGGCGGCAGCGATCCTGGCGGCCTTGTCCGGCAGCGCGCTGGCTGAGGGTATCCTGGAAAACCGCCATGTCGAAACGCGCATCTACGGTTTCCTGAACGGCGAGATCGAATCGGTGAAAGCCGAAGGCGGCCCCACTCCCTACGGCAGCCGTGGCCGCGTCTCGGACGGCAATTCGCGCATCGGCTTTGCCGGTTCGATCGGCATCAAGGGCGACGTGCGCGGCCTGTGGCAGATCGAAGGCAGTCTGAACAACTTTGACGAAGGCGGCATCAATGGCCAGGGTAAATCGTCGACCATCGAATCGCGCAATACCTTCGTCGGTATCGAGAGCAAGCGCTTCGGCCGCTTCATCATCGGTAACAACGATTCCGTCTACCGCAGCCTGGTCGGCTCGGGCGGCGCCCTGGGCGGCAACCTGGGTCTGACGGTGCAGGGTCTGGACGTGTGGAACAACACCTCGGCGCAATTGAGCGGCAATGCCGACAGCCTGTTCGGCCGCGGCGAAGCGCGCTACAAGAATTCGGCGCACTACCTGTCGCCGCAATGGAACGGCTTCCAGGCCGGTGCTTCCTACGGCTTCGATGAAGTGCGCGATACCGGCGACGACCGCGCGCGCTATTCGCTGGCCGCCAAATACAGCATCGGCGCGTTCTCGATCGGCGCCGGCTACGACCGCCAGCAAAACACGGGCGTGGACGTGGAAAACCTGTCGAAGGGTTTTGGCATGCGCAACACTTCGGTGAGCGGCGTGAACACTTCGTTCTACAAGGTTCTGGCGACCTACAAATTCCCGACCAAAACCTCGGTCGGCCTGGGCTTTGAGTCGGGCAGCTACGGCTACGCGCTGCAGTCGCTGCCGACGCCGGGCAATATCTACACGGCCCTGAAAACGGGCAGCATGAAGCAGCGCTCGGTAATGGCGTCGCTCACGCAGGAAGTCGGCTACGACACCACGGTGATGCTGGCCGCCGGCAAGCTGGGCAAGCTCGACAACACCACCTTTGGCCGCCCCGACGACTTCGGCGCCACGCAAGTATCGGTGGGCGCGACCTACAAGATCGACGAACAGTTCATGCCCTATGTGTACTTCACGCGCATCAACAACAAGTCGCAGCAAAACGTCAACCTGGGCCAGTCGCCGCTGCACAGCAACAAGGCCGGCACGGACGACGCCTTCCTGGCGCCAGGTAATTCGCCACGCGCCTTCGGCATCGGCCTGATCGCCCGCTTCTAA
- a CDS encoding MFS transporter translates to MTKIRGMRWWMVGLVTAGLIVNYLARNTLSVAAPTMMSELNITTQEYSYIVVAWQVCYALMQPIAGYVIDAIGTKLGFAIFALAWSVACACAAMATGWQSMALFRGMLGLTEAAGIPAGVKATTEWFPAKERSIAIGWFNIGSSIGALCAPPLVVWTILHGSWQMSFVIVGAIGIVWTGLWLTFYKHPRDQKLLTDKERDFILEGQEQSDASGNGVAPKARWHQIVRSRNFWAIAIPRFLSEPAWQTFNAWIPLYMATERHMNIKEIAMFAWLPFLAADIGCVLGGYLSPWFHKYWKVSLFTSRKLVVIVGAVCMIGPACIGLVASPYAAIALLCVGGFAHQTLSGALYSITSDVFGKNEVATATGLAGMSGYLGATIFTLVFGVLVTLVGYSPLFMLLAVFDLAAAVVVCMLIREKMTPAVPLGKPAFT, encoded by the coding sequence ATGACTAAAATACGCGGCATGCGCTGGTGGATGGTCGGCCTGGTTACGGCCGGACTGATCGTCAATTACCTGGCGCGCAATACCTTGTCGGTGGCGGCGCCAACGATGATGAGCGAGCTCAATATCACCACGCAGGAGTATTCGTACATCGTGGTGGCGTGGCAGGTGTGCTACGCGCTGATGCAGCCCATCGCCGGCTACGTCATCGACGCCATCGGCACCAAGCTCGGCTTTGCCATCTTCGCACTGGCCTGGTCCGTGGCCTGCGCCTGCGCGGCCATGGCAACGGGCTGGCAAAGCATGGCGCTGTTCCGCGGCATGCTGGGCCTGACCGAGGCGGCCGGCATTCCCGCCGGCGTGAAGGCTACCACCGAGTGGTTTCCTGCCAAGGAGCGCTCGATCGCCATCGGCTGGTTCAACATCGGCTCCTCGATCGGCGCCCTGTGCGCGCCGCCGCTGGTGGTGTGGACCATCCTGCACGGCAGCTGGCAAATGTCCTTCGTCATCGTCGGTGCCATCGGCATCGTCTGGACGGGACTGTGGCTGACCTTCTACAAGCACCCGCGCGACCAGAAGCTGTTGACCGACAAGGAGCGCGACTTCATCCTGGAAGGCCAGGAGCAAAGCGACGCGTCCGGCAACGGCGTGGCGCCGAAGGCGCGCTGGCACCAGATCGTGCGCAGCCGTAATTTCTGGGCCATCGCCATTCCCCGCTTCCTGTCGGAACCGGCATGGCAAACCTTCAATGCGTGGATTCCTTTGTACATGGCCACCGAACGCCATATGAACATCAAGGAAATCGCCATGTTCGCCTGGCTGCCGTTCCTGGCTGCCGATATCGGCTGCGTGCTGGGCGGCTACCTGAGCCCGTGGTTCCACAAATACTGGAAGGTATCGCTGTTCACCTCGCGCAAGCTGGTGGTCATCGTCGGTGCCGTCTGCATGATCGGCCCGGCTTGCATCGGCCTGGTGGCCAGCCCGTACGCGGCCATCGCCCTGCTGTGCGTGGGGGGCTTCGCTCACCAGACTTTATCGGGCGCGCTGTACTCGATCACCTCCGATGTATTCGGCAAGAACGAAGTGGCCACCGCCACGGGGCTGGCCGGCATGTCCGGCTACCTGGGCGCGACGATCTTCACGCTGGTGTTCGGCGTGCTGGTGACCCTGGTCGGCTACAGCCCGCTGTTCATGCTGCTGGCCGTATTCGACCTGGCGGCCGCCGTCGTGGTGTGCATGCTGATACGCGAAAAGATGACGCCAGCCGTGCCGCTGGGTAAGCCGGCCTTCACCTGA
- a CDS encoding tagaturonate reductase encodes MQALRRSTPFDLPIKILQFGQGNFMRGFFDWQVDLLNERSGLNAGVVVVRPRGGSGSPLLDVQDGLFTTVVRGLDEAGQPVSTCRTISCVQREIDPASMYGDYLALASLPELRFIVSNTTEAGIVTNDSDAFDAAPPSSFPAKLARLLSDRYAYFEGDRTKGVVLLPCELIEQNGPALKAAVLHFARLWQLDAGFADWLDNACVFCSTLVDRIVTGYPQEDATAIEAQLGYRDQFLVAAEYYYLFVIEGPASLADELKLAGANLNILLVDDIAPYKKRKVGILNGGHTALVPVALLAGLETVGEAVNDAQVGGYLSDTLAQEIIPALPLPQDELQQFARDVLLRFRNPYIQHRLASIALNSWSKFAARIAPQLLRYVALHGHLPQRLVLALAATMRLYRGDVIALSDDAATLAWFRQNWADVDAGRLSLQQLAQGWLAQENVWGRDMNAVPGLAQAVATALQNIASQGMRGALQAL; translated from the coding sequence ATGCAAGCATTGCGCCGCAGTACACCGTTCGACCTGCCGATTAAGATCCTGCAATTCGGCCAGGGCAATTTCATGCGCGGCTTTTTTGACTGGCAGGTCGACCTGCTCAACGAACGCAGCGGCCTGAATGCGGGCGTGGTCGTGGTGCGCCCGCGTGGCGGCAGCGGCTCGCCCCTGCTCGACGTGCAGGATGGCTTGTTTACCACCGTCGTGCGCGGCCTCGATGAGGCGGGCCAGCCCGTCAGCACCTGCCGCACCATCTCTTGCGTGCAGCGCGAAATCGATCCGGCCAGCATGTATGGCGACTACCTGGCGCTGGCCAGCCTGCCCGAACTGCGCTTCATCGTCTCGAACACTACCGAGGCGGGCATCGTCACCAACGACAGCGATGCCTTCGACGCCGCGCCGCCATCGAGCTTCCCCGCCAAGCTGGCACGCCTGCTGTCCGACCGCTACGCGTATTTTGAGGGCGACCGCACAAAAGGCGTGGTACTGCTGCCGTGCGAACTGATCGAACAGAATGGCCCGGCTTTGAAGGCGGCCGTGCTGCACTTCGCCCGCCTGTGGCAGCTCGACGCGGGCTTTGCCGACTGGCTCGACAACGCCTGCGTCTTTTGCTCGACGCTGGTCGACCGCATCGTCACCGGCTATCCGCAAGAAGACGCCACCGCCATCGAGGCGCAGCTCGGCTATCGCGACCAGTTCCTGGTGGCGGCCGAATATTATTATCTGTTCGTCATCGAAGGCCCCGCATCGCTGGCCGATGAACTGAAGCTGGCGGGCGCGAACCTGAATATCCTGCTGGTCGACGACATCGCGCCCTATAAAAAGCGCAAGGTGGGCATCCTCAACGGCGGCCATACGGCGCTGGTGCCCGTGGCCCTGCTGGCTGGCCTGGAAACCGTGGGCGAGGCCGTCAATGACGCGCAAGTGGGCGGCTACCTGTCCGATACCCTGGCCCAGGAAATCATCCCCGCGCTGCCGCTGCCGCAAGACGAACTGCAGCAGTTTGCGCGCGACGTGCTGCTGCGCTTCCGCAACCCGTATATCCAGCACCGCCTGGCGTCCATCGCCCTCAACAGCTGGAGCAAGTTCGCCGCCCGCATCGCGCCGCAGCTGCTGCGCTACGTGGCGTTGCATGGACATTTGCCGCAGCGCCTGGTGCTGGCGCTGGCTGCCACCATGCGCCTGTACCGCGGCGACGTCATTGCCTTGTCCGACGATGCGGCCACCCTGGCGTGGTTCAGGCAGAACTGGGCCGATGTCGATGCCGGCCGGCTGAGCTTGCAACAGCTGGCGCAGGGCTGGCTGGCGCAGGAAAACGTGTGGGGCCGCGACATGAACGCGGTGCCAGGCCTGGCGCAAGCCGTGGCCACGGCCCTGCAGAACATCGCTTCGCAGGGCATGCGCGGCGCCTTGCAGGCACTGTAA
- a CDS encoding UxaA family hydrolase has protein sequence MQKVLCIHPDDDMLVALSDLAAGEVVNWEGESILISSAVKTKHKLSRRAFAAGDILRLYGVPVGKATVAIRRGEAVTTDNLHHYAAEVELEAQAPYTWTPPDVARFDGATFPGVVRADGRVGTANYWLIFPLVFCENRNVEHLRNALEAPLGYTRNDLASFTLSLLGEDMEAPKPVVRPFPNLDGVRIITHNGGCGGTRADARSLCKILSAYADHPNVAGITVFSLGCQNAQIAMFQEALAKQNPHFDKPCLIYEQQKWDSEDAMMKAVLTDTLAQLKEANKVVRQPVPLSHLKIGVKCGGSDGFSGISANPAMGLVSDMVVAVGGASILAEFPELCGVEANLIERCENDDDKRRFLGLMRDFEARAEAVGTHFADNPSPGNIRDGLITDAMKSAGAAKKGGTSPIVSVLDYGEQSPKPGLSLLCTPGGDVESVTGIVASGANVVLFSTGLGTPTGNPIVPVLKISSNTRVAKKLSDLIDYDCGPVIEGAPLPEVANGLFDMVVATAGGQYTAKADRLQQYDFIFWKRDISL, from the coding sequence ATGCAAAAAGTATTGTGTATCCATCCAGACGACGACATGCTGGTCGCCTTGTCCGACCTGGCCGCTGGGGAAGTGGTGAACTGGGAAGGTGAGTCCATCCTCATCAGCAGCGCCGTCAAAACCAAGCACAAGCTGTCCCGCCGCGCTTTCGCGGCCGGCGATATCCTGCGCCTGTACGGCGTCCCCGTCGGCAAGGCCACGGTGGCCATCCGCCGCGGCGAAGCCGTCACCACGGACAACCTGCACCATTACGCGGCCGAAGTGGAGCTGGAAGCACAAGCGCCCTACACCTGGACGCCGCCTGACGTGGCGCGGTTTGACGGCGCCACCTTCCCCGGCGTGGTGCGCGCCGACGGCAGGGTGGGTACGGCCAATTACTGGCTGATCTTCCCTCTCGTCTTCTGCGAGAACCGCAACGTCGAGCACTTGCGCAATGCGCTTGAAGCGCCGCTCGGCTACACGCGCAACGACCTCGCTTCGTTCACCTTGTCACTGCTGGGTGAAGACATGGAAGCGCCGAAACCCGTCGTGCGCCCTTTCCCGAACCTCGACGGCGTGCGCATCATCACGCACAACGGCGGCTGCGGCGGCACGCGCGCCGATGCGCGCTCGCTGTGCAAGATTTTATCGGCTTACGCCGACCATCCGAACGTGGCGGGCATCACGGTGTTCAGCCTTGGTTGCCAGAATGCGCAGATCGCCATGTTCCAGGAAGCGCTGGCGAAACAGAACCCGCATTTCGACAAGCCCTGCCTGATCTACGAGCAGCAGAAATGGGATAGCGAAGACGCCATGATGAAGGCCGTGCTGACGGACACCCTGGCGCAGCTGAAGGAAGCGAACAAGGTGGTGCGCCAGCCGGTGCCGCTGTCGCACCTGAAGATCGGCGTCAAGTGCGGCGGCTCGGACGGCTTTTCCGGCATTTCCGCCAACCCTGCCATGGGCCTGGTGTCGGACATGGTGGTGGCCGTGGGCGGTGCCTCCATCCTGGCCGAATTCCCTGAACTGTGCGGCGTCGAGGCAAACCTGATCGAACGCTGCGAGAACGACGACGACAAGCGCCGTTTTCTGGGCCTGATGCGCGACTTCGAAGCGCGCGCCGAAGCGGTGGGTACGCATTTCGCCGACAACCCCAGCCCCGGCAATATCCGCGATGGTCTGATTACCGACGCGATGAAATCGGCCGGTGCGGCAAAAAAGGGCGGTACCTCGCCCATCGTCTCGGTACTCGATTACGGCGAGCAAAGTCCGAAGCCGGGTCTGTCGCTGCTGTGCACGCCGGGCGGTGATGTCGAATCGGTGACGGGCATCGTCGCCTCGGGCGCCAATGTGGTGCTGTTTTCCACGGGCCTGGGCACGCCGACGGGCAACCCCATCGTGCCGGTGCTGAAAATTTCCAGCAACACCCGCGTCGCCAAAAAACTGTCGGACCTGATCGACTACGACTGCGGCCCCGTGATCGAAGGCGCGCCCTTGCCGGAAGTGGCCAACGGCCTGTTCGACATGGTGGTGGCGACCGCCGGCGGCCAGTACACGGCCAAGGCTGACCGCCTGCAGCAGTACGACTTCATTTTCTGGAAACGCGACATTTCACTGTGA